In a single window of the Zea mays cultivar B73 chromosome 5, Zm-B73-REFERENCE-NAM-5.0, whole genome shotgun sequence genome:
- the LOC542518 gene encoding shaggy-related protein kinase delta isoform X2, which translates to MAYSGQRHAGVGSSSRPANGFKGAANSVEFLGREMLGMRLRDAKPDTDDEREMWSSSDVTDSSSNEAGHVIATTVHGRNGLPKQSVTYIAEHVVGTGSFGVVYQAKCRETGEIVAIKKVLQDKRYKNRELQIMHMLDHPNIIGLKHYFFSTTERDELYLNLVLEFVPETVNRIARQYNRMNQRMPLIYVKLYTYQVNPHTHQLKICDFGSAKVLVRGEPNISYICSRYYRAPELIFGATEYTTAIDLWSTGCVMAELLLGQALFPGESGVDQLVEIIKVLGTPTREEIKCMNPNYTEFKFPQIKAHPWHKVFQRRLPPEAVDLVSRFLQYSPNLRCTALEACMHPFFDELRDPNTRLPNGRPLPPLFNFRSQELKGVPPEVIDRLVPEHSRRQSLFMALRT; encoded by the exons ATGGCGTATTCTGGACAAAGGCATGCTGGTGTTGGGAGCTCCTCGAGGCCAGCTAATGGATTCAAGGGGGCAGCCAACTCGGTGGAGTTCCTGGGTAGGGAGATGCTGGGAATGCGACTGAGGGATGCCAAGCCCGACACAGATGATGAAAGG GAGATGTGGTCAAGTTCAGATGTGACTGATAGTTCTAGTAATGAAGCTGGTCATGTAATAGCGACTACTGTTCACGGGCGCAACGGCCTGCCTAAACAG TCTGTCACATACATCGCTGAACATGTGGTTGGAACTGGTTCTTTTGGGGTTGTGTATCAG GCAAAATGCCGAGAAACAGGGGAAATTGTTGCCATAAAAAAGGTCCTTCAAGATAAGCGTTATAAGAACAGAGAGCTGCAAATCATGCATATGCTTGACCATCCTAACATCATCGGTCTTAAGCATTACTTCTTTTCAACAACTGAAAGGGATGAGCTTTATCTCAACCTTGTTCTTGAGTTTGTTCCAGAGACAGTAAACAGGATTGCAAGGCAGTACAATCGAATGAATCAGCGGATGCCCCTCATTTATGTCAAACTGTACACGTATCAG GTTAACCCACATACACACCAACTCAAAATTTGCGATTTCGGAAGTGCTAAAGTATTG GTCAGAGGAGAGCCAAACATCTCCTACATATGCTCAAGGTATTATCGAGCACCAGAGCTCATATTTGGTGCAACGGAATATACTACTGCTATTGATTTGTGGTCAACAGGCTGTGTCATGGCAGAGCTGCTTCTAGGACAG GCTCTGTTTCCTGGAGAAAGTGGAGTCGACCAACTAGTTGAGATCATCAAG GTTTTGGGTACTCCAACAAGGGAAGAGATCAAGTGCATGAACCCAAACTATACGGAGTTCAAGTTCCCACAAATTAAAGCTCATCCGTGGCACAAG GTTTTTCAAAGAAGGCTTCCACCTGAAGCAGTGGACCTTGTTAGCAGGTTTCTACAATACTCACCAAATCTACGGTGCACTGCT TTGGAGGCCTGTATGCACCCTTTCTTCGATGAGCTGAGAGACCCAAACACTCGTCTACCCAATGGTCGGCCTCTGCCGCCTCTCTTCAACTTCAGATCTCAAG AGCTAAAAGGCGTTCCCCCAGAAGTCATCGATCGCCTTGTCCCAGAGCACTCAAGAAGGCAGAGTTTGTTCATGGCGCTAAGGACCTAG
- the LOC542518 gene encoding shaggy-related protein kinase delta isoform X1, translating to MAYSGQRHAGVGSSSRPANGFKGAANSVEFLGREMLGMRLRDAKPDTDDEREMWSSSDVTDSSSNEAGHVIATTVHGRNGLPKQSVTYIAEHVVGTGSFGVVYQAKCRETGEIVAIKKVLQDKRYKNRELQIMHMLDHPNIIGLKHYFFSTTERDELYLNLVLEFVPETVNRIARQYNRMNQRMPLIYVKLYTYQICRALAYIHNCIGICHRDIKPQNVLVNPHTHQLKICDFGSAKVLVRGEPNISYICSRYYRAPELIFGATEYTTAIDLWSTGCVMAELLLGQALFPGESGVDQLVEIIKVLGTPTREEIKCMNPNYTEFKFPQIKAHPWHKVFQRRLPPEAVDLVSRFLQYSPNLRCTALEACMHPFFDELRDPNTRLPNGRPLPPLFNFRSQELKGVPPEVIDRLVPEHSRRQSLFMALRT from the exons ATGGCGTATTCTGGACAAAGGCATGCTGGTGTTGGGAGCTCCTCGAGGCCAGCTAATGGATTCAAGGGGGCAGCCAACTCGGTGGAGTTCCTGGGTAGGGAGATGCTGGGAATGCGACTGAGGGATGCCAAGCCCGACACAGATGATGAAAGG GAGATGTGGTCAAGTTCAGATGTGACTGATAGTTCTAGTAATGAAGCTGGTCATGTAATAGCGACTACTGTTCACGGGCGCAACGGCCTGCCTAAACAG TCTGTCACATACATCGCTGAACATGTGGTTGGAACTGGTTCTTTTGGGGTTGTGTATCAG GCAAAATGCCGAGAAACAGGGGAAATTGTTGCCATAAAAAAGGTCCTTCAAGATAAGCGTTATAAGAACAGAGAGCTGCAAATCATGCATATGCTTGACCATCCTAACATCATCGGTCTTAAGCATTACTTCTTTTCAACAACTGAAAGGGATGAGCTTTATCTCAACCTTGTTCTTGAGTTTGTTCCAGAGACAGTAAACAGGATTGCAAGGCAGTACAATCGAATGAATCAGCGGATGCCCCTCATTTATGTCAAACTGTACACGTATCAG ATATGCCGAGCGCTTGCTTATATACATAACTGCATTGGCATCTGCCACCGTGATATCAAACCGCAGAATGTTCTT GTTAACCCACATACACACCAACTCAAAATTTGCGATTTCGGAAGTGCTAAAGTATTG GTCAGAGGAGAGCCAAACATCTCCTACATATGCTCAAGGTATTATCGAGCACCAGAGCTCATATTTGGTGCAACGGAATATACTACTGCTATTGATTTGTGGTCAACAGGCTGTGTCATGGCAGAGCTGCTTCTAGGACAG GCTCTGTTTCCTGGAGAAAGTGGAGTCGACCAACTAGTTGAGATCATCAAG GTTTTGGGTACTCCAACAAGGGAAGAGATCAAGTGCATGAACCCAAACTATACGGAGTTCAAGTTCCCACAAATTAAAGCTCATCCGTGGCACAAG GTTTTTCAAAGAAGGCTTCCACCTGAAGCAGTGGACCTTGTTAGCAGGTTTCTACAATACTCACCAAATCTACGGTGCACTGCT TTGGAGGCCTGTATGCACCCTTTCTTCGATGAGCTGAGAGACCCAAACACTCGTCTACCCAATGGTCGGCCTCTGCCGCCTCTCTTCAACTTCAGATCTCAAG AGCTAAAAGGCGTTCCCCCAGAAGTCATCGATCGCCTTGTCCCAGAGCACTCAAGAAGGCAGAGTTTGTTCATGGCGCTAAGGACCTAG
- the LOC542518 gene encoding Shaggy-related protein kinase delta (The RefSeq protein has 2 substitutions compared to this genomic sequence) — translation MAYSGQRHAGVGSSSRPANGFKGAANSVEFLGREMLGMRLRDAKPDTDDEREMWSSSDVTDSSGNEAGHVIATTVHGRNGLPKQSVTYIAEHVVGTGSFGVVYQAKCRETGEIVAIKKVLQDKRYKNRELQIMHMLDHPNIIGLKHYFFSTTERDELYLNLVLEFVPETVNRIARQYNRMNQRMPLIYVKLYTYQICRALAYIHNCIGICHRDIKPQNVLVNPHTHQLKICDFGSAKVLVRGEPNISYICSGYYRAPELIFGATEYTTAIDLWSTGCVMAELLLGQALFPGESGVDQLVEIIKVLGTPTREEIKCMNPNYTEFKFPQIKAHPWHKVFQRRLPPEAVDLVSRFLQYSPNLRCTALEACMHPFFDELRDPNTRLPNGRPLPPLFNFRSQELKGVPPEVIDRLVPEHSRRQSLFMALRT, via the exons ATGGCGTATTCTGGACAAAGGCATGCTGGTGTTGGGAGCTCCTCGAGGCCAGCTAATGGATTCAAGGGGGCAGCCAACTCGGTGGAGTTCCTGGGTAGGGAGATGCTGGGAATGCGACTGAGGGATGCCAAGCCCGACACAGATGATGAAAGG GAGATGTGGTCAAGTTCAGATGTGACTGATAGTTCTAGTAATGAAGCTGGTCATGTAATAGCGACTACTGTTCACGGGCGCAACGGCCTGCCTAAACAG TCTGTCACATACATCGCTGAACATGTGGTTGGAACTGGTTCTTTTGGGGTTGTGTATCAG GCAAAATGCCGAGAAACAGGGGAAATTGTTGCCATAAAAAAGGTCCTTCAAGATAAGCGTTATAAGAACAGAGAGCTGCAAATCATGCATATGCTTGACCATCCTAACATCATCGGTCTTAAGCATTACTTCTTTTCAACAACTGAAAGGGATGAGCTTTATCTCAACCTTGTTCTTGAGTTTGTTCCAGAGACAGTAAACAGGATTGCAAGGCAGTACAATCGAATGAATCAGCGGATGCCCCTCATTTATGTCAAACTGTACACGTATCAG ATATGCCGAGCGCTTGCTTATATACATAACTGCATTGGCATCTGCCACCGTGATATCAAACCGCAGAATGTTCTT GTTAACCCACATACACACCAACTCAAAATTTGCGATTTCGGAAGTGCTAAAGTATTG GTCAGAGGAGAGCCAAACATCTCCTACATATGCTCAAGGTATTATCGAGCACCAGAGCTCATATTTGGTGCAACGGAATATACTACTGCTATTGATTTGTGGTCAACAGGCTGTGTCATGGCAGAGCTGCTTCTAGGACAG GCTCTGTTTCCTGGAGAAAGTGGAGTCGACCAACTAGTTGAGATCATCAAG GTTTTGGGTACTCCAACAAGGGAAGAGATCAAGTGCATGAACCCAAACTATACGGAGTTCAAGTTCCCACAAATTAAAGCTCATCCGTGGCACAAG GTTTTTCAAAGAAGGCTTCCACCTGAAGCAGTGGACCTTGTTAGCAGGTTTCTACAATACTCACCAAATCTACGGTGCACTGCT TTGGAGGCCTGTATGCACCCTTTCTTCGATGAGCTGAGAGACCCAAACACTCGTCTACCCAATGGTCGGCCTCTGCCGCCTCTCTTCAACTTCAGATCTCAAG AGCTAAAAGGCGTTCCCCCAGAAGTCATCGATCGCCTTGTCCCAGAGCACTCAAGAAGGCAGAGTTTGTTCATGGCGCTAAGGACCTAG
- the LOC542518 gene encoding shaggy-related protein kinase delta isoform X3, with amino-acid sequence MWSSSDVTDSSSNEAGHVIATTVHGRNGLPKQSVTYIAEHVVGTGSFGVVYQAKCRETGEIVAIKKVLQDKRYKNRELQIMHMLDHPNIIGLKHYFFSTTERDELYLNLVLEFVPETVNRIARQYNRMNQRMPLIYVKLYTYQICRALAYIHNCIGICHRDIKPQNVLVNPHTHQLKICDFGSAKVLVRGEPNISYICSRYYRAPELIFGATEYTTAIDLWSTGCVMAELLLGQALFPGESGVDQLVEIIKVLGTPTREEIKCMNPNYTEFKFPQIKAHPWHKVFQRRLPPEAVDLVSRFLQYSPNLRCTALEACMHPFFDELRDPNTRLPNGRPLPPLFNFRSQELKGVPPEVIDRLVPEHSRRQSLFMALRT; translated from the exons ATGTGGTCAAGTTCAGATGTGACTGATAGTTCTAGTAATGAAGCTGGTCATGTAATAGCGACTACTGTTCACGGGCGCAACGGCCTGCCTAAACAG TCTGTCACATACATCGCTGAACATGTGGTTGGAACTGGTTCTTTTGGGGTTGTGTATCAG GCAAAATGCCGAGAAACAGGGGAAATTGTTGCCATAAAAAAGGTCCTTCAAGATAAGCGTTATAAGAACAGAGAGCTGCAAATCATGCATATGCTTGACCATCCTAACATCATCGGTCTTAAGCATTACTTCTTTTCAACAACTGAAAGGGATGAGCTTTATCTCAACCTTGTTCTTGAGTTTGTTCCAGAGACAGTAAACAGGATTGCAAGGCAGTACAATCGAATGAATCAGCGGATGCCCCTCATTTATGTCAAACTGTACACGTATCAG ATATGCCGAGCGCTTGCTTATATACATAACTGCATTGGCATCTGCCACCGTGATATCAAACCGCAGAATGTTCTT GTTAACCCACATACACACCAACTCAAAATTTGCGATTTCGGAAGTGCTAAAGTATTG GTCAGAGGAGAGCCAAACATCTCCTACATATGCTCAAGGTATTATCGAGCACCAGAGCTCATATTTGGTGCAACGGAATATACTACTGCTATTGATTTGTGGTCAACAGGCTGTGTCATGGCAGAGCTGCTTCTAGGACAG GCTCTGTTTCCTGGAGAAAGTGGAGTCGACCAACTAGTTGAGATCATCAAG GTTTTGGGTACTCCAACAAGGGAAGAGATCAAGTGCATGAACCCAAACTATACGGAGTTCAAGTTCCCACAAATTAAAGCTCATCCGTGGCACAAG GTTTTTCAAAGAAGGCTTCCACCTGAAGCAGTGGACCTTGTTAGCAGGTTTCTACAATACTCACCAAATCTACGGTGCACTGCT TTGGAGGCCTGTATGCACCCTTTCTTCGATGAGCTGAGAGACCCAAACACTCGTCTACCCAATGGTCGGCCTCTGCCGCCTCTCTTCAACTTCAGATCTCAAG AGCTAAAAGGCGTTCCCCCAGAAGTCATCGATCGCCTTGTCCCAGAGCACTCAAGAAGGCAGAGTTTGTTCATGGCGCTAAGGACCTAG
- the LOC542518 gene encoding shaggy-related protein kinase delta isoform X4, producing MAELLLGQALFPGESGVDQLVEIIKVLGTPTREEIKCMNPNYTEFKFPQIKAHPWHKVFQRRLPPEAVDLVSRFLQYSPNLRCTALEACMHPFFDELRDPNTRLPNGRPLPPLFNFRSQELKGVPPEVIDRLVPEHSRRQSLFMALRT from the exons ATGGCAGAGCTGCTTCTAGGACAG GCTCTGTTTCCTGGAGAAAGTGGAGTCGACCAACTAGTTGAGATCATCAAG GTTTTGGGTACTCCAACAAGGGAAGAGATCAAGTGCATGAACCCAAACTATACGGAGTTCAAGTTCCCACAAATTAAAGCTCATCCGTGGCACAAG GTTTTTCAAAGAAGGCTTCCACCTGAAGCAGTGGACCTTGTTAGCAGGTTTCTACAATACTCACCAAATCTACGGTGCACTGCT TTGGAGGCCTGTATGCACCCTTTCTTCGATGAGCTGAGAGACCCAAACACTCGTCTACCCAATGGTCGGCCTCTGCCGCCTCTCTTCAACTTCAGATCTCAAG AGCTAAAAGGCGTTCCCCCAGAAGTCATCGATCGCCTTGTCCCAGAGCACTCAAGAAGGCAGAGTTTGTTCATGGCGCTAAGGACCTAG